A segment of the Gemmatimonadota bacterium genome:
CGCCACGCCGTCTTCGGCTCGGATGGAGCAGGAGCCGCGTTCCGCCTCGACCTGCATCCCGTCCAGCTCGATGGCCACGGTGGAGAGCCGGACGTCGAGCGCGTATCCGGCCGACGTGACTTCGAAAGAGGGCGAGGCGTAGGTCGCTCGGCCGATCATCTCGACGCGAAGCCGGTAGCTTCCGGGCGCCACATCCACCAGCGCCGCGCGACCGCGCAGGTCCGTCAGAGTCCGGGCGATTCGCTGCCGCGCTACCGTCTCAAGGGAGACCAGGGCGCCTTGAACCGGCTCGCCGTCGGGATCTCCGGTGACCGTGGCGATGACGTTTTGGGACGCAAGCGAGCTGCCGGACGCAACGGCGCACAGGCAGACCAGAGAGGCTGCCGCGAGCGACCCGGAGCGCGTCAAGCCGTCCCGCCGGTCAGCCGCCCGCGCTGACGGTGTTGGTCAGGACCCCGACGCCCTCCAGTTCCACTTCCACCACATCGCCCGGAGCGAGGGCGCTGGTGGTGCCCGGAGTCCCGGTGTAGATCAGATCGCCTGGCTCCAGCGTGAAGTAACGGCTTATGTAGCTGATCATGGTGGGGACGTCGAAGATCAGATCGGACGTGCGCTCGGACTGGACCGTTTCGCCGTTGACCCGAGTCTCGAGCAGGAGGTTGTCCGGGTCGAGCCCGACGGCGATCGAAGGACCGACCGGGCCGAAGGTGTCGGCTCCCTTGGCGCGCAGCCATTGAAGGTCGGAGGCCTGCCAGTCGCGTTCCGAGATGTCGTTCCCGGCGGTCACTCCGAAGACGCAGTACATGGCGTGCTCGGGGGTCACGTCCTTGCAGGTAGCTCCGATCACGAGCACCATTTCACCCTCGAAGTGGACGTTGGCCGCGCCGGCGGGAATCACGATGTCGTCGCCGTC
Coding sequences within it:
- a CDS encoding fumarylacetoacetate hydrolase family protein, which translates into the protein MTLPARATCHALLGIAAVLAACAPRVEEDAHAGHDHSHDSEHDEDAPRHYVRFLHDGEPSYGMLEAEENAVVPITGDLFGEHGMAAEHVDLDGLELLPPTDPGKVIAVGLNYLSHLGEREPAAEPGLFAKYPSSLVADGDDIVIPAGAANVHFEGEMVLVIGATCKDVTPEHAMYCVFGVTAGNDISERDWQASDLQWLRAKGADTFGPVGPSIAVGLDPDNLLLETRVNGETVQSERTSDLIFDVPTMISYISRYFTLEPGDLIYTGTPGTTSALAPGDVVEVELEGVGVLTNTVSAGG